In one Chryseobacterium camelliae genomic region, the following are encoded:
- the murG gene encoding undecaprenyldiphospho-muramoylpentapeptide beta-N-acetylglucosaminyltransferase produces MSKKLKVLLSGGGTGGHIFPAIAIADEIKKRFPDAEFLFIGANGKMEMEKVPQAGYAIEGIDIAGIDRGNMLSNLGLPFKILKSLSKSKKIIKKFAPDFAVGTGGFASGPALYEASKLGIPIFIQEQNAHAGVTNKILSKKAKAVFTAYPKVEGFPAEKIKFLGNPIRENIVSGMQETAQAKEKMGLAQDKLTILSVGGSLGSRTLNNGWKDNLENLKEKGYQLIWQTGKLDYKEIVDSCQLSVDGNNQQQSTNNQIQIKEFIKDMETAYSAADVIVSRAGAIAISELAVAQKPVLLVPFPFAAEDHQTKNAMNLVEKNAARMVKDSEMQEKFWNTLSEICENEKIRKEMSDNLKYFAKPNAAKEIVDEIFNKIVVTNTH; encoded by the coding sequence ATGAGCAAAAAACTAAAAGTATTATTATCCGGCGGAGGAACAGGAGGTCACATCTTTCCTGCCATTGCTATTGCTGATGAAATCAAGAAAAGATTTCCTGATGCTGAGTTTTTGTTCATTGGAGCCAACGGAAAAATGGAAATGGAAAAAGTTCCGCAGGCAGGCTATGCAATTGAAGGAATTGATATCGCAGGAATTGACAGAGGAAATATGCTTTCCAATTTAGGTTTGCCTTTTAAAATTTTAAAAAGTTTATCTAAATCAAAAAAGATCATTAAAAAATTCGCTCCGGATTTTGCCGTGGGAACAGGAGGTTTTGCAAGTGGCCCCGCTTTGTATGAAGCAAGCAAGCTCGGAATTCCGATTTTTATTCAGGAACAGAATGCACATGCAGGTGTAACGAATAAAATTTTAAGTAAAAAAGCAAAAGCCGTATTTACAGCCTATCCCAAAGTGGAAGGTTTCCCGGCTGAAAAAATAAAATTCCTGGGGAATCCGATTCGTGAGAATATTGTTTCAGGAATGCAGGAAACAGCTCAGGCAAAAGAAAAAATGGGCTTAGCTCAGGATAAACTGACCATTTTATCGGTTGGAGGATCTTTAGGCTCAAGAACATTAAACAACGGTTGGAAAGACAATTTAGAAAACCTGAAAGAAAAAGGGTACCAATTGATCTGGCAAACCGGAAAACTGGATTATAAAGAGATTGTTGATAGTTGTCAGTTGTCAGTTGATGGAAATAACCAACAACAATCAACCAACAACCAGATACAAATAAAGGAATTCATCAAAGATATGGAGACAGCGTATTCTGCAGCTGATGTGATCGTTTCCAGAGCAGGAGCCATTGCCATTTCAGAATTGGCAGTAGCTCAGAAGCCTGTTTTGTTGGTGCCTTTCCCTTTTGCTGCGGAAGACCATCAAACCAAAAATGCGATGAATCTGGTTGAAAAAAATGCAGCCAGAATGGTAAAAGACTCTGAAATGCAGGAGAAATTCTGGAATACCCTTTCAGAAATCTGCGAAAATGAAAAGATAAGAAAAGAAATGTCTGACAATCTTAAATATTTTGCCAAGCCAAACGCCGCAAAAGAGATTGTAGATGAGATTTTTAATAAAATAGTAGTAACTAATACCCATTGA
- the murC gene encoding UDP-N-acetylmuramate--L-alanine ligase produces MKILETYQTFYFVGIGGIGMSALARYLHASGKKVLGYDKTNTKLTQTLMSEGIDIVFEDIIDEKITSLQKENTLVIYTPAIKKLGILDYFIVNEFEVLKRAKVLGLITENTDCIAVAGTHGKTTTSTLVSHLCKEADLPFSCFLGGISENFKSNFLYNGSQYSVVEADEYDRSFLNLSPDWAVITSTDADHLDIYGDKSHIEEGFRQFAALVPNDKQLFVRKGIEIGRPSLTYAVNEVADYYSDNLRMENDKIYFDFHTPTETIKDFIWEIPGIHNVENATVALAILNSLGVDFETLKKAIANFKGIKRRYTKHRYENGKIYIDDYAHHPTEINAVMSSIRTFYPEKKLLVAFQPHLFSRTRDFADGFAESLSQSDELILLDIYPARELQENFEGITSSWLLDKVTLEKKEVSTLGDAFNKIKEKDFDILLTVGAGNIDTLYDPICEWLGKN; encoded by the coding sequence ATGAAAATTTTAGAAACATATCAAACCTTTTATTTTGTTGGAATCGGAGGTATCGGAATGAGTGCTTTGGCTCGTTACCTCCATGCTTCGGGCAAAAAAGTTTTGGGCTACGACAAAACCAACACCAAACTTACTCAGACGCTAATGAGCGAGGGAATTGATATTGTTTTTGAAGATATCATTGATGAAAAAATCACTTCTCTTCAAAAGGAAAATACATTGGTAATTTATACTCCTGCAATTAAAAAACTCGGGATTTTAGATTATTTTATTGTTAATGAATTTGAGGTATTAAAACGTGCAAAAGTGTTGGGTTTAATTACAGAAAACACAGATTGTATTGCTGTCGCAGGAACGCACGGTAAAACTACAACTTCTACCCTGGTTTCCCATTTGTGCAAAGAAGCAGATCTACCTTTCTCGTGTTTCTTAGGAGGAATTTCTGAGAATTTTAAATCGAACTTTCTTTATAATGGCTCGCAATATTCTGTGGTTGAAGCAGATGAATATGACAGAAGTTTCCTGAACCTTTCTCCGGATTGGGCAGTGATCACTTCCACAGACGCAGATCATCTGGATATTTATGGGGATAAAAGCCATATTGAAGAAGGATTCAGACAATTTGCAGCTTTAGTTCCGAATGATAAGCAGCTTTTTGTAAGAAAAGGCATTGAAATCGGAAGACCGTCTTTGACCTATGCAGTAAATGAAGTTGCTGATTATTACTCCGATAATCTTAGAATGGAGAATGACAAAATCTATTTTGATTTTCATACTCCGACAGAAACGATCAAGGATTTTATCTGGGAAATTCCGGGCATTCATAATGTTGAAAATGCAACCGTTGCCTTGGCAATTTTGAACAGTTTAGGCGTGGATTTTGAAACCTTGAAAAAAGCAATTGCCAATTTTAAAGGAATTAAAAGAAGATATACAAAACACCGATACGAAAACGGTAAAATTTATATCGACGATTATGCTCACCATCCTACAGAAATCAATGCAGTGATGAGCTCGATCAGAACGTTTTACCCTGAAAAGAAACTGTTGGTGGCTTTCCAGCCTCATCTTTTCAGCAGAACAAGAGATTTTGCAGACGGATTTGCCGAAAGTTTGAGCCAGTCTGATGAATTGATTTTGCTTGATATTTATCCGGCTAGAGAACTTCAGGAAAATTTTGAAGGCATTACTTCAAGCTGGCTATTGGATAAAGTAACATTAGAAAAAAAGGAAGTATCTACTTTAGGTGATGCTTTCAATAAAATAAAAGAAAAAGATTTTGACATCCTTCTTACAGTAGGCGCAGGTAATATCGATACGCTGTACGATCCTATCTGTGAGTGGTTGGGTAAAAATTAA
- a CDS encoding cell division protein FtsQ/DivIB, with protein sequence MKNKYRILKIAITVIILGFLLSFSLKKFSGQKITDNKISVKMNEKTPVYFIDEKDIREIVKKENPSGKVGDLNIPALEKKINNLPAVDSANVYLNLNGKLNLDIKQRVPVFRLNKDGRDFYVDEKGVEFPISKTYSHPCMLVTGDVQKDEYQKLAELIEKIDKDDFSKKYFIGISKNYKGDYNLLTSEGNYKVEIGDLDNIEFKVKGFKTFVEKYLVYQDPQKYNRISVKYQNQIVTTLNPNFKENDSILNVGNKELTKASIVPAAKKITETQPKVTEVKKPSPSKPKENVKPKAVTKPKETKKTEKKATAAKPKAKVKIE encoded by the coding sequence ATGAAAAATAAGTACAGAATATTAAAAATTGCCATCACAGTAATCATTCTAGGATTCCTGTTGAGCTTCTCATTGAAGAAATTCAGCGGTCAGAAGATTACGGACAATAAAATTTCTGTAAAAATGAACGAAAAAACTCCGGTGTATTTCATTGACGAGAAAGATATCCGTGAGATTGTAAAAAAAGAAAACCCTTCCGGAAAAGTGGGAGACTTAAACATTCCGGCTTTGGAAAAGAAAATTAATAATCTTCCGGCTGTTGACAGTGCCAATGTTTATTTAAACTTAAACGGGAAATTAAACTTAGATATTAAGCAGAGGGTTCCGGTTTTCAGACTGAATAAGGACGGAAGAGATTTTTATGTAGATGAAAAAGGTGTTGAGTTTCCTATTTCAAAGACCTATTCACATCCGTGTATGCTGGTAACGGGAGATGTCCAAAAAGACGAATATCAAAAACTGGCAGAGCTGATTGAAAAGATTGATAAAGATGATTTCAGTAAAAAATACTTTATCGGAATTTCAAAAAACTATAAAGGAGATTACAATCTTCTGACCAGTGAAGGAAATTATAAAGTAGAAATCGGTGATTTAGACAATATCGAATTTAAAGTAAAAGGATTTAAAACCTTTGTAGAAAAATATCTGGTCTATCAGGATCCTCAGAAATACAACAGAATTTCTGTAAAATATCAGAATCAGATCGTAACCACTTTAAACCCGAATTTTAAAGAAAATGACAGCATTCTGAACGTAGGAAATAAAGAACTGACCAAAGCATCCATTGTTCCTGCAGCCAAGAAAATAACGGAAACACAACCTAAGGTGACGGAAGTAAAGAAGCCCTCTCCTTCTAAGCCGAAGGAAAACGTAAAACCAAAAGCAGTAACCAAGCCCAAGGAAACGAAAAAAACAGAGAAAAAAGCAACGGCAGCAAAACCGAAAGCAAAAGTTAAAATAGAATAA
- the ftsA gene encoding cell division protein FtsA: MENQEYSVGLDIGTTKIVAIVGRRNAHGKIEVLGVGKAKSLGVHKGIVNNISQTINSIKAAVSEAQSSAGVPIRKVTVGIAGKHIRSLQHSDYIMREHPDKFITDDDIEALKDQVKKLVMLPGEEIIHVLPQEYKVDSEGEIQEPVGMHGKRLEANFHVVVGQMGSIRNIARCVREAGLEMEALTLEPLASSEAVLTKEEKEAGVAIVDIGGGTTDIAIFKDNIIRHTCVIPYGGGIITEDIKEGCSIIEKHAEQLKVKFGSAVPELEKDSTYVTIPGLHGRPDKEISLKTLAQIINARVEEILEMVNTELKAYGAFEQKKKLIAGIVLTGGGSNLKHLRQLANYTTGFDSRIGFANEYIANDKNQYLKGPEFATSIGLLMESLKIRDKKIIIAEEEPVLEQTQPKADVVADSTESVQQSIQPIETVQQQEVVTEQNESKRAAKLTFGQSLMEKVKKFFEEVE; encoded by the coding sequence ATGGAAAATCAAGAGTATTCAGTAGGTCTGGACATTGGGACAACAAAGATTGTCGCCATTGTCGGAAGGAGGAATGCACACGGGAAAATAGAAGTTCTCGGTGTAGGGAAGGCTAAGAGTCTTGGTGTTCACAAAGGTATTGTGAATAATATTTCGCAAACCATTAATTCAATCAAAGCTGCTGTGTCAGAAGCACAGTCCAGCGCAGGAGTCCCTATCCGTAAAGTCACGGTGGGAATTGCAGGAAAACATATCCGTTCTCTGCAGCACTCCGATTATATTATGCGTGAACATCCGGATAAATTCATTACAGATGACGACATTGAAGCATTGAAAGACCAGGTCAAGAAACTGGTAATGCTTCCTGGTGAAGAAATTATCCATGTACTTCCTCAAGAATATAAAGTGGATTCCGAAGGTGAAATTCAGGAACCGGTCGGAATGCACGGGAAACGTTTAGAGGCTAATTTCCATGTTGTAGTCGGGCAAATGGGAAGCATCCGAAACATTGCAAGATGCGTTCGTGAAGCCGGATTAGAAATGGAAGCCCTTACTTTGGAGCCTTTGGCGTCTTCAGAAGCTGTTCTTACAAAAGAAGAAAAAGAAGCAGGAGTAGCGATCGTAGATATCGGTGGCGGAACAACGGATATTGCTATTTTTAAAGACAATATCATTCGTCATACCTGCGTGATTCCTTACGGAGGCGGAATTATTACAGAAGATATTAAAGAAGGCTGTTCAATTATTGAAAAGCATGCCGAGCAATTAAAGGTTAAGTTCGGTTCTGCAGTTCCTGAGTTGGAAAAAGACAGCACATATGTTACCATTCCGGGTCTTCATGGAAGACCTGATAAAGAAATTTCATTAAAAACTTTAGCGCAGATTATCAATGCCAGAGTGGAAGAAATTTTAGAAATGGTAAACACAGAGCTAAAAGCTTATGGAGCTTTCGAACAGAAGAAAAAGCTGATTGCAGGAATTGTCCTTACCGGTGGTGGTTCAAATTTGAAACACCTTCGTCAATTGGCCAACTATACAACAGGTTTCGACAGCAGAATCGGTTTTGCCAATGAATACATCGCGAACGATAAAAATCAATATCTTAAAGGACCTGAATTTGCAACTTCTATCGGATTACTGATGGAAAGTTTAAAAATCAGGGATAAAAAGATTATTATTGCTGAAGAAGAGCCTGTTTTGGAACAAACCCAACCCAAAGCTGATGTGGTAGCAGATTCAACAGAATCTGTTCAACAATCTATTCAACCGATTGAAACCGTTCAGCAACAGGAAGTGGTAACCGAGCAAAACGAAAGCAAAAGAGCGGCAAAACTTACTTTTGGCCAGTCGCTTATGGAAAAAGTGAAAAAATTCTTCGAAGAAGTAGAATAA